A stretch of the Sneathiella limimaris genome encodes the following:
- the argE gene encoding acetylornithine deacetylase produces the protein MATRYTPVEMIEKLVSFDTVSRNSNLGLIDFVADYLEEYGVKSEKIYNDDGTKANLFATVGPDIEGGIVLSGHTDVVPVDGQPWVTDPFKVTEKDGKLYGRGTSDMKSFSAIALSQVPLMLEKKIKRPIHFALSYDEEIGCLGSPRMIQKMVDDGMKPHAVVVGEPTMMGIVTAHKGIWGLKTKVIGKEAHSSLVEDGVSAVMTAAKLVNFIGEMMAENKAKADPDSLYHPAPAYTTLHVGVMNGGTAMNIISRECEFAWDIRYISDDNPQDFVDRFNKYCEEEILPAMRAIDPECSITTELVSSTSALGPEEKGAAEELCKKLTGRNSTTYVAYAAEAGQFQDAGYSTVICGPGSIGIAHQPNEYIELSQVKESEQFIRKLIDDLAN, from the coding sequence TTGGCCACCCGCTATACACCTGTCGAAATGATCGAAAAATTAGTTTCTTTCGACACGGTTTCCCGAAATTCGAATTTGGGACTTATTGATTTTGTTGCTGATTACTTGGAAGAGTACGGCGTAAAATCGGAAAAGATTTATAATGATGATGGCACCAAAGCGAACCTTTTTGCGACAGTAGGACCCGATATAGAAGGCGGTATTGTCCTCTCTGGTCATACAGATGTTGTTCCTGTCGATGGCCAGCCATGGGTAACTGACCCTTTTAAAGTGACTGAAAAAGACGGTAAGCTATACGGCCGGGGAACTTCTGATATGAAGAGCTTCTCTGCCATCGCGCTGTCTCAAGTTCCGTTGATGCTCGAAAAAAAGATTAAGCGCCCAATTCACTTTGCTCTGTCATATGATGAGGAAATTGGCTGTCTAGGCTCACCTCGCATGATCCAAAAAATGGTCGATGATGGAATGAAGCCACATGCAGTTGTAGTTGGTGAGCCAACCATGATGGGCATTGTGACCGCTCATAAAGGAATTTGGGGACTTAAAACAAAGGTTATTGGTAAAGAGGCGCACTCAAGCCTTGTCGAAGATGGCGTGAGTGCTGTCATGACGGCTGCAAAACTTGTCAACTTCATTGGCGAAATGATGGCTGAAAACAAGGCTAAGGCTGATCCAGATAGCCTTTATCACCCAGCCCCAGCTTATACCACTTTGCACGTTGGCGTGATGAATGGTGGGACAGCTATGAACATTATTTCCCGTGAATGTGAATTTGCATGGGATATTCGGTATATTTCTGACGATAACCCGCAGGATTTTGTCGATCGCTTCAATAAATACTGCGAGGAAGAGATTCTGCCAGCTATGAGAGCGATTGATCCTGAATGCTCTATAACGACAGAGCTTGTTTCTTCAACTTCAGCGCTTGGTCCGGAAGAAAAAGGTGCTGCGGAGGAGCTGTGCAAGAAGCTCACTGGTCGGAATAGTACTACATATGTTGCTTACGCTGCGGAAGCAGGGCAATTTCAAGATGCTGGCTACTCAACTGTAATTTGCGGACCGGGATCAATTGGAATTGCACACCAGCCAAATGAGTATATTGAGTTGTCTCAGGTCAAGGAATCCGAGCAATTTATACGCAAGCTTATTGATGATTTAGCAAATTAG
- a CDS encoding EamA family transporter: protein MEAWIPITIFAAFFQNVRTALQKYLKDRLTTGGATHVRFFYAMPFALIYVLALHHGGGFEYFSPNPEFLTYVVVGGLSQILATALLVALFSLRNFAVGTVYSKTETVQAAVFGIVLLGDHLSVPALIAIAISLVGIMLISVSGSRISLKELLVGWTGKSALYGLLSGGLFGICAVCYRAASLSLGGEGVWMQAATSILFVLIFQSVVVTIYLTVFEKGQFSLVLRSWRVAVWVGVTSMLGSIGWFTAMALQNAAYVRAVGQIELVFTFLISYFYFKEKTSLNEGMGILLIIAGILVLVLG from the coding sequence GACAGGCGGCGCCACACATGTTCGCTTTTTCTACGCAATGCCTTTTGCGCTGATTTATGTGTTGGCTTTGCATCATGGTGGTGGGTTCGAATATTTTTCGCCAAACCCCGAATTTTTAACTTATGTGGTCGTTGGTGGGTTGTCTCAAATTCTGGCAACGGCGCTATTGGTTGCTCTTTTCTCTCTTAGAAATTTTGCTGTTGGAACCGTCTATAGTAAAACGGAAACAGTTCAGGCTGCAGTTTTTGGAATTGTCCTTCTGGGGGATCATTTGTCGGTTCCCGCTTTAATCGCCATTGCTATCAGTCTTGTTGGAATCATGTTGATCTCGGTGTCTGGTAGCCGCATCTCACTTAAAGAGCTGCTGGTTGGTTGGACAGGCAAGTCTGCCCTATATGGATTATTGTCCGGTGGCCTGTTTGGAATTTGCGCGGTTTGTTACAGAGCAGCTTCACTTTCCCTTGGTGGAGAGGGAGTATGGATGCAAGCAGCTACTTCAATCCTATTTGTTCTTATTTTTCAGTCAGTTGTTGTCACTATTTATCTGACGGTTTTTGAAAAAGGGCAATTCTCGCTTGTTCTCCGGTCATGGAGGGTTGCTGTTTGGGTCGGGGTCACAAGTATGTTAGGGTCAATCGGTTGGTTTACAGCGATGGCCTTGCAGAACGCGGCTTATGTACGGGCTGTTGGACAGATAGAACTCGTGTTTACTTTTTTAATCTCCTATTTCTATTTTAAGGAGAAAACTTCCCTTAATGAAGGAATGGGAATCTTACTGATTATTGCGGGAATCCTAGTCTTAGTTTTGGGATAA